The Ziziphus jujuba cultivar Dongzao chromosome 5, ASM3175591v1 genome segment AACcttatttgtaattttctattttgtaaatGATAAGCTATCTAATTCACAATATGTGGATTTCTCgggttttcattttcattttcgcTTGAGAATTACTGTAGAAACTACAATTGTTCAAAACTTGTACTGATCATGTGTCAGCATGTTATTCACAGAGGGTTGGTGGTTCGTGGGATGGTTATTGGCTGACAGAAAGTTTACTTCACGATGGTGATACATTTGCCGGAGGGTTGGCATACTAAAAATCCAATGCCGCTCTCATACAATGGGCATCCGAATATCTGTTGGCTTGATGTTCATCGATGATATTTTTTGCCTATTGCTAACCGTAGTGTTTGTATATAGTGAATATAAGGTGCTGTAATATTAATGCCTTTCATTATGCATATGGTTGAACTTTATAAATTTGAACAATTGTATATTCATTTCCTTATAGATAGGGAGCTATATGTACTTTTGCTTCAGCATAGACTTCTGTTTGTCCCTTATTTTCATCGTGATCAAGGCCTAATACAGTTACCTAGCTGCAATGAGAAGCATATTAGTTGTAATGGCAGCATTTTTACTACACATACACAGTAAAATTCTAGTTCACTATAAGGAGTTTGGATGACTAAAATGAACTGTTATAAGGAGTTTGGATAACAAAGATGAAGTGCATGTCAAaagttgataaaaaattaagataaacatTACCAGAAAGgccatttattttatctaaagcTTGTTAACTGGGAACCAAATGTgacaaagaataataaaaatatttttctgagTTGAATTAGAAGCCTCTAAGCTGTGCTAATTAACCTTTATTAAAGAGTTGCATTCCGAGACGGATGGAAACATGAAGGTCAGGCCAATAGATGATTTCAGAGTAGGTAATCTGTAACCTTACAGGCTTTTCTAGTTTAAGAGTTACCTCATGAACTTTGGATTAGATTTGTGTAAGGTATAGTCCAAGTAGATTTTGTACATAAGGTTGTTCCAGTCCTTGAATGGCAAGGCATTGCCTTCTTTCTTTGTGCGTAATTGCTTCGGGTTTCAACCCCTTCAGAtcgttaaaaagaaaaacaaaaaacaaatgaatATAACAGATCAAGGAAAGTGAATAGGCAAACGTTTATAATCGTTAACCAAAttttaagcaaaggaaaaaaacaaaaaacagatgTCATTTATCCAAACAAGAATCTATCAAGGCAATCCCCAACTCCTCTCACCATATTTCACAACGCTTGCTTGCTTAATAAAAATACAGAAGACCGTCATCTGATAATCCAAGAGAATGGAAAAATTTTAAGCGTTTGTAAGACTAATCTGACCATTAAGAATCAGATTAAGCATCAAATAACTCAGCCTACCAAAAATGCAATGTAGCATGTTTAGAACCTCGACATACTCTACTTGTAATGCAGTATGACTGAGAGGCAGTATAAAGCTAAACAATACGAACAATAGGGAGTCCCCACTCTGAGAACCAGACTTGCCATGTCATTTCTTCGTTTGGGTTTGTGTTATATGCTTGGTAAGAACATAGCAGTCTGGAGGGGtaatgttagtataataattctGGATAGTTTCCGTGATTTCAAACCCAAATTTCTTGTAGAAGTTTATGGCATCTTCGTTATTTGTCTGCACATGCAAATAGATCTCAGAAATGTTCTGCTTGGCACAGAGATCAAGCACGTGGTTCAACAGCCTGGTACCTGCACAAATTCCAGAACTTATACAAAGTAAAGCAGAAAGTAACAGGATCTTATAAAGGGAGAACatgaataatataaattaagtgTCCACGTTGACTGGCAGACAATAGTATGTGGGCATATTTCTTGACATCCTGCTCATAATTTCCATCAGATAATTGGTTGGGAATTGTGTCATAAAACCCAGAACGCTAGGTTGCTTAAACATGGTTCATGCATTTTTACTGCGTTTGGTTTCACAAACAACAgtccaaaattacatcaagagGAAGATAAGTATCTTGCTTACCGATTCCAAGTCCACGATATGGTGCTAAAACACCCAATGTCATAATGTAGACACGGATAGCACCACCATCCTTCTTCTCAAGCCGGCATGCAATTGAACCAACACAAATATCACTGTAGTATGCTGAAATGGAGGTAGAACAAAACAAGCATTGTTGAAAGGTTTAAAGTAGCCATCTTATCATGCAAATATGGCACAGGAAGTTAAATTAAACACAGATGCTAAGTGTTCAAAAAGGAAGGTCCTTGATAATAGCATGCAGACAGAGGTATATAGAATATATTTGCACTTATAATTCAGTAAACATTCTACAAGGTTATCTATTGCTCTTGAGAATATCAGGCGCCTAAATGGAGGAACCATAACAAATTCACTTTGGCATCCCAGTCAATAAGCATTAATAAACTGTGCAAACCACTCCATTAGCGATCCTTATAGAAATAATTGATTCCTAGGTTAAATACACAACAAGATGAACACAGCTTGcacatataaaaacataaagGTACACCACCATTTACAGTTTGAAGCCATTGTCCTTCACATTTCTGCATGCATGAGTTATTACAAGTATACATGAGATATAACTGCTCCCTCAACCAACCGGCCAACAGAAGAAAAGCTATGAATTTCACAGCTGGAAAAGAACATAAGAACACACAAGCACATATTTTCTAGACAACTTCCTACAGTTCATAAGAAAGCAAGCGACTATGTTAGGAATTGGAAATTGCTGAGATTATTACATCAAAATTCTGCCAAAGCCATaccaaggaaaaataataaataaagatctTGACATCCCAGAAATTGTTGAATGAAACATGAAAACTATTATCGTTACTTAAAACACCCCTTACTGAAATCCAGAAAATAAGAATGTCTCATAAAATTAAGAACATAATCATCTATATCGTTAAAGAATACATCTAATTGGCTGCTTGGCTCATTTTCACAAATCAATGTTGATGGGGCAGTTGATTCAGGAATGCGAAAAATTGGAATTGGGGTGGTCATACTCATCCGTGATGCAACTGGATGGGATCTACCAGCTATGGCAAAACCTTTCCGTTCTTCACTCTCCATTGGCAACAGAACTTATGGCTATGAGTGAGGGGCCTCTTTTTGCATGTACTCAACCAATTGATTTTCTGTATTGGAAAGTGATTCCCTTAGCACGGTGCAAATGCTTAAAAGGAGGGAGGAGAGGGAGGTTTATTTAGCAGGAGATGGAAATCTAGTTGAGCAAATAAAGTGGACTATGAATGACATAGTAAAATAAAGTGTTTTCTTTGCTCATAGGGACAAAATTGTGTGGCTTACAAGCTTGCCAAGCATGCTTTGAGATGTTCTAACTGCTCTGTTTGGTTAGAGGAAAGCCCCCAATGGCTCTTATCCTCTATTTTACAAGATGCACATGTTTCTTCTTTGGAATAACAAGGTTACtatgtttgtttgaaaaatagaaTCCACCATGCAAATTAATGACAAGTTAACTAATTGGCAAAATAAACCCTAACGGAAATAAATATAATCTGTATCCCTGGGTATTCTATAATTgtgcttttattttcctttgaagTAGTGAATTTCAGTAGTCCTTGACATAGAAGTATGTCTAATTAGGATGTTAAACCACTTGACTACTAAAAGAGGAAATCTCGGTTAACAAAGTGAAAAGAACCATGAGTAACACCAAAAAAAAGTTAGAATGAAAAGGGGAACTTGTTTGATATATGTATGACTTGGAGCAGTTTGTATTTGCTTCccgctttttctttttctatttctatttctttcaagGTAAGTGCACCGAGATGGTGCAAGGAAGGTCATACAGGTCAGTGctggaagaaagaaaagagaggctCAGAACATAATTGAGAAACTAGCccttgataaaaacaaaaagaacgaAAATAATTCATTGACACAATAAAAACTAACTGGCATAAAACTAAGTTAGTTGATTTTGTTCTTCCTTCCATTTCCATCATTCTAAACAAcctaataataaaactattgaAATGGAAAGATGAATAAGAGTCCAGTAATCAGGTGACAGAAGCAAAAGAAAGAATTCAATTTcccaataaataaaatgtaagaaGAACCAATAATTCAAACTACATGGGATTAATAGGAACTAAAATCTAAGACAAAATGCAAATGTTCAAGGAAGAGCAGTATTTATTagttacttttaaatttaattacgaACCTTTATGTAATAATCATTTCTGAACATGAAGCTTACCTCATTATAGAATCCAACTTCGAGAGAAACTAAAAAGATGCATGGGCCCTCTATATTCAGCTAACAAATCCAGTGTTGTGCAACAAACAGGAGCAGTCCAATTGTATTGTAAAAACTTACGAGTTAAGCCACACACTGGGGACACTCTTTTTGGGTTCAAAGACTATCAAAACCAGACATCCGCACTAATATCAGGCATCTGATCTACCCAATGGCCAAAGAATGAAATTCACTCATTTACCAGACAATTGTCAGTAACTATAACAAGCCATTAATGACCCAGTCAAAATGGGCAGAATATCAAAGCACTTTTTATTTGGTCCCCTTTTGAGGTAAAGGGGTTAATCACTACCTAATTCTCCCGCAGAACGAAACTTTCACATCACGTCTATttcttttcaataataaatgcaACCAAATAGGCAAAACATGAAATCAACAGTTTCCAATGCATTAAGCAGAAATGCTATAAATCCCAGTTCAAGTACCAACAAAAACAACTAAGGCGAGCATTATACGAGTATAAGAAGCAAAACCCACATATCAGCAATAAGCAAAGaagtaaaactaaaacaaaacgAAGCCATcgaattttcaatgaaaataatcGAAAATACCATCGTTATCGCAcagaataaacaaaaacaagaaaaagattaTGCAAAAATGAGCTAGACCCAGGAGCATAATCGAACCTAGCTTGGTGAATTCGCCTGAAGCAAGGGCATCGGCGTAGTATTTGTCGTTGTAGCGAACGGGGAAGAGAGCAGTGTTAAGCTTCTTCAGCTGCATCAAGTTCTTGTCCCTCACTCCGTCCAGCGAGATTTGGACTTCACGCCCAGCCCCCATTCGAGAGAGAAAACAGCAAACAAGGTTTTTGTGGTTTTTGCAACTTGAGGTTGCCGAACTGTAGGGACAGTGTATTATGCGAACTTATACGATGGGCATGAAATATGAGAGACGGGGAGAGAGGAAGATTAAGTGAATTAGGCTTTTTGTATCTATGGACACCGAATTGggctttttttaactttaaagaTACTTCTTTCGGTAGCTTCGTCAGAATGTCGTTTGAACTTTTGGAGCGGATTTGATTATTCGAGGAATCGGTCCAGTTAtggttaagatttaaaatttggatATCCAgcgaaatattaaaaatttaaaatatattttttaataataaaaatttataaaatatgataaaaatttattttaaaaaaataaatttttttttaaattttaaaattaatttatttaatcaattaattataaaatttgtaaaaaatattaaatagatattatatttattttaattgatttaatttatattgaaaggtaataatcataaataaattattattaataaaaatatacaaaaaatatatatatatatatattcgataaaaattatttattaattaaaataaaataattatatattatatttcataaatatcatctcaatacctataaaattattaaatagttgaaaattattagtttcttactcgttttcattttgaaatgtaaatgtaaaaattaattattaaaaaaatacatcttattaataatttttcataaaattattaatatatcaatcatAAGTACCCTATATTGAATATAGTTGTTCTTgatgtttaatataatatattttatcatctttttatttttgtttgcttaatgttattaatttaaaaattatcaatataaattcTACCTAATATTGTattctatgttattatttttcattcttatataatcaactaTTAATTTGTAACTATGAGATTCTCGCGAATCCatcttatataaaatgtatggcaagtacatatatatatatatatatataaatattatatcaataaaTAGAATCTATTAAGGTTATTCCATTTAATTcattccattttatttatattattaaatatttaaaaaataataaagcataaaaaaaaagatatcattaaagtttatttggtaaaataaattactaaatatcaataatatttatgaaaatttcataaatttataaggaatttttttaaatttcaatgaaaatttttgaaatttcgttGGATATTATggactttttaaccaaattgttaaaaatttgatatgtatattttgatgaaaatttacatggaaattttgatgaaatttcagaaatttcgataaatattatggaaattatatCCATTGCCATTTAGTATGTAAATTTCTTTTCgactctttgaaaaaaaaatgaaaattttagaaaaatttcgATAGCTCGaaatatcatatatttaaaaaccttagttatggcttgaatttatgttaaattttggaagaaaaaaaaatcacaatggACCAACGCTACAAAATACCTAGGCACAAACTCATGtaaaattcacatataaaaTGCCTATGATATGACAAGTTTTGTATTTAGGAATTTTGTGGTTATAAAATCTTACATCTTTTGCTCCAAATTTTGAATGAGTTggttatttaaaaacaaaaatgcaaatTCCAAAAATGTTGGTTTGTAATgttacttttttaaaacaaaaaaagaaaaaaaaattgttttatattattaaatataaaattttataataggcCCCTCCCCTCACCTCccccaacccccccccccccttctttttttttttttttttaaagactttTTATGCATCTATACCCTCTAATTTGGGGATGGTGACTAACAGTCTAtttgtttttaccatttatcacttattttgacttattttaagatataatagcttttatgcttttttttttttccacttagcacttaaaataagatatttttttcatattctaataagctaaaaattttaacttttcacTTATTTGGCAATGTCAaactatgttttttatttttttttccctaaaattaCCCTTATCAAACCTAGAATTCCCAAACCTAGCTTCGACCATTTCTTTCATATCTCTCGCTCTCTCTAAACTCAACCTAGGGATTATCTCACTTTCTTCCCTAGCCAATAATCTTGCCTCTGAACATTGTTCACCAAAAAATGAATATGAATTCCTCTGGACAAGCCTACTGTTGATTGGAGACCATCATTTCCAGCCTTCAATTGGAGCCGTCAATTCTAATTTGAGTTTTGATATGAATTTCTTACATGGATAGGACTTGAGAATTAGTAAACTGAAGACAAAAGATTGAATCAAAATGGATTATGTACAAGGATATGACTTATGATAGGACCCGTCTCAAGAACCTTCCTAGAATTTCCAGGGTGGTCTAATCTGGTGAAGTCTCATTGAACAATCCTtaaagaatatccaatggaaccttacTTAAAACGTAGACAACTGAACACAAACATTataaataatacctcaatatataaaaataaaactatgacAGCATAAAAGTCCACATTTTGCCTATtatactacaggccataactacacacatatataatatggtctCTATTGAGTCTAGTATTTAGCTctaagcattctaagagtattttgcaaagtttataagtacaaataaataataagtacatccaaaaatataaagataaaataaagaaaggataaatactaCTATTGTCGTGAAAGGAAACAAGTGATGAGTGATGTGCGAGGGAGTCTGCTACTAACTGTCTGGGCCTAGGGGCACgactttaaaacaaataaaaagtgagataaagaaatttcagtgagtggcatagtataataaaataataataatttatttttataaaatatttctctcaagacctctcgttccactagtgtgaaaagttccccgtttaaaatcatttcaaaaaatccaaatttgtaCCCCAATCCAATATTATGAAATAGATGCTCAAATGTGTAAAGTGAACaatcaatataataatataaaatgccctaatcaaaatgtaaaaactgagcataaatattataaatgcaattccacaaaataattatgaaagtgcagtaataaccacaatatttgaaaaccaacaatgTACTCAAAACATATGCAATGTACCTCACGATCTTTAATATACGAAAGGCATCGTAGAAATAGTAAACCGtcaggacgtacccaacctcatggtccgcATCAA includes the following:
- the LOC107409208 gene encoding uncharacterized protein LOC107409208, yielding MGAGREVQISLDGVRDKNLMQLKKLNTALFPVRYNDKYYADALASGEFTKLAYYSDICVGSIACRLEKKDGGAIRVYIMTLGVLAPYRGLGIGTRLLNHVLDLCAKQNISEIYLHVQTNNEDAINFYKKFGFEITETIQNYYTNITPPDCYVLTKHITQTQTKK